In Melioribacteraceae bacterium 4301-Me, a genomic segment contains:
- a CDS encoding ABC transporter permease yields MKTIYHFIIKELLQVKRDKKMLVIIFMAPILQLIFLGYAANMDVDIVHTTIYDQDKTETSRNFIERLVETGYFQIDYYAKDYNEITNLLEDGKTLVAIVIPKDFEKKIRRRETTPLQTLFEGSDASKASMALGYIQGVSTRFSQNLITDTRDKLGMKISLSGSLTPEVRVWYNPEMKSRVFMVPGILGLVLMISTISLMSMAIVREREIGTMEQLIVTPIKKYQLLLGKLIPFTIIGFVILIIVMIIMTQWFGIAVRGNVLYLLFAAFLFILSNLGIGLFISTVSKTQQQAMMASVFALMMPMIYLSGFAFPIENMPKFFQYITYAIPLRYFITIIRGVVLKGIGFSSLWLETLILFGMGVSILVLSANRFSKKVE; encoded by the coding sequence ATGAAAACGATTTATCATTTTATAATCAAAGAACTATTACAAGTGAAAAGAGATAAAAAAATGCTTGTAATAATTTTTATGGCGCCAATACTTCAATTAATATTTCTTGGATATGCCGCAAATATGGATGTTGATATTGTTCACACAACTATTTATGACCAAGACAAAACTGAAACCAGTCGCAATTTTATTGAAAGACTTGTTGAGACGGGATATTTCCAAATTGATTATTATGCAAAAGACTACAATGAAATAACCAATTTACTTGAAGATGGCAAAACACTCGTTGCTATTGTAATACCCAAAGATTTTGAGAAAAAAATTAGGCGACGTGAAACAACCCCTCTGCAAACTTTATTTGAAGGATCGGATGCAAGCAAAGCTTCTATGGCGCTTGGTTATATTCAGGGAGTTTCAACAAGGTTTTCGCAAAATTTGATTACTGATACCAGAGACAAATTAGGGATGAAAATATCATTGAGTGGTTCTCTTACTCCGGAAGTAAGAGTATGGTACAATCCGGAAATGAAATCCAGAGTTTTTATGGTACCGGGAATATTAGGATTGGTATTAATGATTTCCACAATATCATTGATGTCAATGGCAATTGTTAGAGAACGGGAAATTGGAACGATGGAGCAATTAATTGTAACTCCTATTAAAAAATATCAACTATTACTCGGCAAGTTAATCCCATTTACAATTATTGGATTTGTCATTCTAATAATTGTTATGATAATAATGACACAGTGGTTTGGAATTGCAGTTAGAGGAAATGTTCTGTATCTGCTTTTTGCCGCATTTCTATTCATCTTATCAAATCTTGGAATCGGATTGTTCATTTCAACAGTTTCCAAAACACAACAGCAAGCGATGATGGCTTCCGTTTTTGCATTGATGATGCCAATGATATATCTGTCCGGTTTCGCATTCCCGATTGAAAATATGCCAAAGTTTTTTCAATACATCACATATGCAATACCACTGAGATATTTCATTACCATTATACGTGGAGTAGTATTAAAAGGAATTGGCTTTTCATCCCTTTGGTTAGAAACATTAATTCTTTTTGGAATGGGAGTTTCAATTTTAGTGTTAAGTGCAAACAGATTTAGTAAAAAAGTAGAATAG